In Terriglobus aquaticus, the genomic window CAGCCGCCTCCGCGGCCGCCCCAACTGCGGCCTCCGCCCAGCAGATTGCCCAGGATCAGCCCCGAGAGGAAACCTCCGCCACCGCCCCCACCGTACCCACCACCGCCACGTCCGCCTCGACCGCCGCGAAACAGCAGGAAGAGGATGAACAGCAGAAACAGGGAGCCAAACAGCCCAAACCCGCCGCTGCTCTGCGATGATCCCTCGCGGTGGTACGTGTGCTTGGGCTGAGTGTCCAGCGTCACGCCAGCGTCTTTCGCGATCACATCGGCGATCTCGTTCACGCCGGCGCGAACCGCACCGTCATAGTTCGCGGCCTGCAGATCCGGCACCATGTCACGGCCGATGTCGCCTGTCTTGCCGTCCGGCAGGATGCCTTCCAGGCCATAGCCGACCTCGATCCAGCGCTTTCGGTCCTCAATGGAGAAAACCATCAGTACGCCGCGATCCGTCTTGGCCCCGCCCGGCTTCCACTTGGCGAATAGCTCATTGGCGAACTGCTCCACCGGCTCGTCATCGTCGATCTTGTGGACCGTCACGACGAACACCTGCGCCTTGGCCTGCGTGTCCAGCGCCTTCAGCAGCGTGTTCAGGTCGCTCTGCGTGCTCGGGTTCAGCACACCGGCCAAGTCCGTCACGTAATTCGACGGCGGGCCCATCGTTTTCACGGACTCGGCATGCAGCACCGGCCAGAACAGGCCCAGGCAGCACAGCAGCACAACGTACAGTCGCGATTGC contains:
- a CDS encoding TPM domain-containing protein, with product MATRQSRLYVVLLCCLGLFWPVLHAESVKTMGPPSNYVTDLAGVLNPSTQSDLNTLLKALDTQAKAQVFVVTVHKIDDDEPVEQFANELFAKWKPGGAKTDRGVLMVFSIEDRKRWIEVGYGLEGILPDGKTGDIGRDMVPDLQAANYDGAVRAGVNEIADVIAKDAGVTLDTQPKHTYHREGSSQSSGGFGLFGSLFLLFILFLLFRGGRGGRGGGGYGGGGGGGFLSGLILGNLLGGGRSWGGRGGGWGDGGGGGWGGGDGGGSFGGGDGGSSGGGGAGGGW